One Bacteroidia bacterium DNA segment encodes these proteins:
- a CDS encoding GWxTD domain-containing protein produces the protein MRLWKIALLLLFCCGGGEVFSLGVIINFNRFNTQDNMPYAEFYISVVGKSIRYQKKADGLYQGSVEFLFLIKNATNNAVVYADKFNLLSPNLKDTTHLREDFYFTDVKRIELPNGKYKLEIQSKDNNKPSDIQKVTSDFEIDFNPKEVRFSDISFLSTFHKTTTKNKFSKAGYDMYPQPNAMYGDNMDTLAFYAELYGITNKVPKDDPILITISIGSRGSNKILEKYVHRVKKTATDAPIVILDRFPIADLISQSYFLSCIVQDKSGNVVAQTNVGFYRHSTRADRLFAEKNLAKSVNLSEDNIINSYSEKDLDMYIDALGYISDEAEVAYAKSLSNIDEKRKFLYNFWLKRNDNDPIKSMRAWLEYKQRIDLVNEKYKSQLRKGYLTDRGRVALTYGLPNDIQVVPRENNTYPHEIWYYYKLNGQANVRFIFYDKDYTTNDLRLLHSDLYGELQNSRWEAVLRGKTVNPNLNTDNNILPGNYGSNYPIVPRRPDEQ, from the coding sequence ATGAGGTTGTGGAAAATTGCCCTATTGCTTTTGTTCTGTTGCGGAGGAGGGGAAGTTTTCTCGCTGGGGGTGATTATAAACTTTAATCGGTTTAATACACAGGATAACATGCCCTACGCCGAATTTTATATCTCGGTCGTAGGAAAAAGCATACGCTATCAAAAAAAAGCTGATGGTTTGTATCAAGGCTCGGTAGAGTTTTTATTTTTAATTAAAAATGCCACAAATAATGCCGTAGTATATGCAGACAAATTCAACCTGCTTAGTCCAAATTTGAAAGATACCACACACCTACGCGAAGATTTTTACTTTACAGATGTGAAGCGAATCGAATTGCCAAACGGAAAATATAAACTAGAAATTCAATCAAAAGATAACAATAAACCTTCTGATATTCAGAAAGTTACTTCGGATTTTGAAATAGATTTCAACCCAAAAGAAGTCCGTTTTAGTGATATAAGCTTTTTATCTACATTTCATAAAACTACGACTAAGAATAAGTTTTCAAAAGCAGGCTATGATATGTACCCTCAGCCCAATGCCATGTATGGCGATAACATGGATACCTTAGCATTTTACGCAGAACTATACGGCATAACCAATAAAGTACCCAAAGATGACCCTATTTTAATTACCATTAGTATAGGTTCAAGAGGTTCAAACAAAATATTGGAAAAATATGTACATAGAGTTAAAAAAACGGCTACAGATGCACCTATTGTGATATTGGACCGCTTTCCTATTGCTGACTTAATTAGTCAATCGTATTTTTTATCTTGTATTGTTCAGGATAAATCGGGAAATGTAGTAGCTCAAACGAATGTAGGTTTTTACAGACATAGTACTCGTGCTGATAGGCTTTTTGCAGAGAAAAACCTAGCAAAAAGTGTCAATTTAAGTGAGGACAACATTATCAATTCTTATTCCGAAAAAGACTTAGACATGTATATTGATGCACTTGGTTATATTTCTGATGAAGCCGAAGTAGCTTATGCCAAGTCTTTGTCTAATATAGATGAAAAACGCAAATTTTTGTATAACTTTTGGTTAAAGCGAAATGATAATGACCCTATCAAAAGCATGAGAGCTTGGTTGGAATACAAGCAGCGCATAGATTTGGTTAATGAAAAATATAAGTCTCAATTACGCAAGGGATATTTGACAGATAGAGGGCGCGTAGCCTTGACCTACGGACTACCTAACGATATTCAAGTTGTACCCCGAGAGAATAACACCTATCCACATGAAATATGGTACTACTATAAACTTAACGGACAAGCTAATGTACGCTTCATATTTTATGACAAGGATTATACTACTAATGACTTACGTCTGCTTCATTCTGACTTGTATGGAGAATTGCAGAATAGCCGTTGGGAAGCTGTACTAAGAGGTAAAACTGTCAATCCTAACCTTAATACTGACAACAACATTTTACCTGGCAATTACGGTTCAAACTATCCTATTGTACCTCGCAGACCTGATGAGCAGTAG